In one Cyclopterus lumpus isolate fCycLum1 chromosome 22, fCycLum1.pri, whole genome shotgun sequence genomic region, the following are encoded:
- the luzp1 gene encoding leucine zipper protein 1 isoform X2, translating to MSDHKDMTHRHLRHKLQNLGRRLDELEEATNKLQKSEDELLDLQDKVIQGEGSNSSLLGDVEDLRKRLLKIQGKDEEVRKAEDLCRTVREKLEEEESLTKELKAEIERLQRRMAELEKLEEAFGKSKSDCSQLCLSLNEEKNLTKKLSSELEALKARLKEMEGSETKLERAEQALAVDLEKLKGFTQTFMSERKRLVEKQREDEKIILKLTEKLEHQKNCLGLAADPSRADVMRSRIEDELSSTGLLTSKLAGRKRSLEYLKLADDKSENEKNSGLEGLQDEDNKVKELTQEVERLKNRLKQLEIVEEDLKNSESKNGELHEKFQMERNRARQLNEQVEQLRTQLCGKGGIGRNGTSIVDKRGNVSSNICPNNPAKILENGKAENEEIGVKGSFRQEKPKYRSAATVSEPSSPKHRNRDLSPQHKKETKLRSKDPNHSEGSSPKSVRRPLSPAHKSRRTPKTPATAIPSDNGTRDTRRGSEEKTRGATPCSVNTASSEIKKAPVLSRYPPAANDQKPLRTAHKQTDGDNKKSIVEKFSKLYVGSDSESNNSDVVLESSGTINSISALEKDTASASDQESTDRVQESVSVSVASTQSKANGAYAAFRSHVTPLLSNDQESEGHSSASETESTGSRPSEPEPVTETTTSTVSRRTPTSKYPRYSHVHDSNSEGSSSRSSFDEELHNRTLFTEGGHQGPTHTASGIEIQRVCSPREALRSKAVIKPAIVEIDRKEVMMSELLATNGKPKISTKPIVTTTGKMTSSITIYPNDPSSSRTSSRSNSVSSEPMPIKERHTSTSNILIGPSSEHHGSISIPYEISIPKSEITLRSCPDPDCIVDDHSDASSRSKPHNTSRVETTTSHLCCQRSNFSLQSLDATSADFNDTESGFESSSSSSTTTVTSWRHQRQSQPSQEDSLPDMKNVTVRSTWKNMGTASADETGRGRGGARMTDGGSEDEAEGATTWRAYRATTFDTEEAINSGTGGAGSAEAQRGAKPSPAEVYMRRINSVVEDPVLRRGKRSTSPTMEARGLGRTIPHAPVTSQSWGRSYTQQPPAADSAEPSPNPSHSLASWRQQIPSTDSPHLGSSNDRASKTAGASSRGDLWSSRGQGSGARAEGRSGAGSRPWNHHHSEPH from the exons ATGTCTGACCATAAAGACATGACCCATCGCCACCTGCGGCACAAGCTACAGAATCTCGGCCGAAGACTGGATGAACTGGAAGAAGCAACCAACAAGCTGCAGAAGTCTGAGGATGAGCTACTTGACCTGCag GACAAAGTCATCCAGGGAGAAGGCAGCAACTCATCCCTGCTTGGAGATGTGGAGGACCTTAGGAAACGTCTCCTAAAAATCCAGGGTAAGGATGAGGAGGTACGCAAAGCTGAGGACCTCTGCCGCACGGTCAGAGAGAaactggaagaggaggaaagccTGACAAAGGAGCTAAAGGCCGAGATTGAACGTCTACAGCGGAGGATGGCAGAACTTGAGAAACTGGAAGAAGCTTTTGGGAAAAGCAAGTCTGACTGCAGCCAGCTCTGCCTGAGCCTGAATGAGGAAAAGAACTTGACCAAGAAGCTCTCGTCAGAGTTGGAGGCTCTCAAAGCACGTCTGAAGGAGATGGAGGGCTCTGAGACCAAGCTGGAGAGAGCAGAGCAGGCTTTGGCCGTGGATCTTGAGAAACTCAAAGGATTCACCCAAACCTTTATGAGTGAGCGTAAGAGGCTGGtagagaaacagagggaagaCGAGAAGATCATTCTGAAGCTGACAGAAAAGTTGGAGCACCAGAAGAATTGCCTTGGCCTGGCTGCAGACCCTAGTCGTGCAGATGTCATGAGGTCACGAATTGAGGATGAGCTTTCATCCACAGGGCTCCTCACGAGTAAACTGGCTGGACGCAAGAGGAGCCTTGAGTACTTGAAGCTGGCTGATGACAAATCTGAAAATGAGAAGAACAGCGGTCTTGAAGGCTTGCAGGATGAGGACAACAAAGTAAAGGAGCTGACACAGGAAGTAGAGAGACTGAAGAATCGCCTTAAACAGCTGGAGATCGTGGAGGAGGATCTAAAGAACTCAGAGTCCAAAAATGGCGAACTTCATGAGAAGTTCCAGATGGAACGAAACCGTGCTCGCCAACTGAATGAGCAGGTGGAACAGCTCAGGACGCAACTGTGCGGAAAAGGTGGCATTGGAAGAAATGGAACCAGTATTGTGGATAAACGTGGCAACGTAAGCAGTAACATTTGCCCCAACAACCCTGCTAAGATCTTGGAGAATGGCAAAGCTGAGAATGAAGAGATTGGCGTTAAGGGATCGTTCAGACAAGAGAAGCCCAAATATAGGAGTGCTGCAACTGTCTCAGAGCCGAGTTCCCCCAAACACAGGAACAGGGATCTCTCGCCCCAGCATAAGAAAGAGACAAAGCTGAGGAGCAAAGATCCCAACCACTCCGAGGGGAGCTCTCCCAAGTCTGTGAGGAGACCCCTGAGTCCTGCGCACAAGAGTAGAAGGACACCCAAAACCCCAGCTACTGCGATTCCTTCTGATAATGGAACaagagacacgagacgaggCAGTGAGGAAAAGACAAGAGGAGCCACTCCCTGCTCTGTAAACACAGCTTCTAGTGAGATTAAGAAAGCGCCTGTTCTTAGCCGCTACCCTCCAGCAGCTAATGACCAGAAGCCACTTAGGACGGCTCACAAACAGACCGATGGGGACAATAAAAAGAGCATAGTAGAAAAGTTTTCAAAGCTGTACGTAGGTAGTGATAGTGAATCAAACAACTCTGATGTAGTGCTTGAAAGTTCTGGTACCATCAACAGTATATCTGCTTTAGAGAAGGACACTGCGTCTGCCTCAGATCAGGAATCAACAGACCGAGTTCAGGAATCTGTCTCTGTATCTGTCGCCTCTACCCAGTCCAAAGCCAATGGAGCCTACGCAGCCTTCAGGTCCCACGTCACTCCACTGTTATCCAATGACCAGGAGTCCGAAGGTCATTCATCTGCCTCTGAAACAGAATCTACTGGTTCAAGGCCCTCTGAACCAGAGCCTGTAACTGAGACGACTACTTCAACTGTAAGCAGAAGAACTCCAACCTCCAAATATCCTAGATACTCCCATGTCCATGACTCAAATTCAGAGGGTTCTTCTTCCAGGAGCTCGTTTGATGAAGAGCTCCACAACCGAACACTGTTCACTGAGGGAGGCCACCAGGGGCCCACACATACAGCATCGGGCATTGAGATCCAGCGAGTGTGCAGCCCACGTGAGGCTCTGAGGTCAAAAGCTGTAATCAAGCCTGCGATCGTAGAGATCGACAGGAAGGAAGTGATGATGTCAGAACTTTTGGCTACAAATGGCAAACCTAAAATCTCCACCAAACCTATCGTGACCACCACTGGTAAAATGACCAGTAGTATAACCATCTACCCCAATGACCCAAGCTCTTCAAGAACAAGCAGTCGCAGCAACAGCGTGTCCAGTGAGCCCATGCCGATCAAAGAACGCCACACCTCCACTAGTAACATCCTCATAG GCCCCAGCAGTGAGCACCATGGCAGCATCTCCATCCCATATGAGATCTCCATTCCCAAAAGTGAGATCACCTTGCGGTCGTGCCCGGACCCGGACTGTATAGTGGACGACCACAGTGATGCGTCATCAAGGTCAAAGCCCCACAACACTTCCAGAGTGGAGACCACCACCAGCCACTTGTGCTGCCAACGCAGCAACTTCAGCCTCCAGTCCCTGGACGCCACCTCTGCAGACTTCAACGACACAGAGTCAGGCTttgaaagcagcagcagcagtagcaccACCACGGTCACCAGCTGGAGACACCAAAGACAAAGTCAGCCCTCCCAAGAAGACAGTTTACCAGACATGAAGAATGTGACTGTGAGAAGCACCTGGAAGAACATGGGCACTGCGTCAGCGGATGAGACGggccgaggaagaggaggcgcaAGGATGACTGATGGGGGGTCTGAGGATGAAGCGGAGGGCGCAACAACATGGAGGGCTTACCGGGCAACCACCTTTGATACAGAAGAAGCGATAAACAGCGGAACAGGAGGTGCTGGGAGTGCTGAGGCACAGAGGGGAGCCAAGCCGTCCCCTGCAGAG GTGTACATGCGTAGGATCAACAGTGTGGTCGAGGACCCCGTGCTTCGCAGAGGCAAACGCTCAACGTCTCCCACCATGGAAGCAAGAGGCCTGGGAAGGACCATACCCCACGCACCTGTTACCTCTCAGTCCTGGGGCCGAtcctacacacaacaaccaccg GCTGCTGATAGCGCAGAGCCAAGTCCAAACCCGAGCCACAGTCTAGCCTCTTGGAGGCAGCAGATACCCAGCACCGACTCTCCTCACCTGGGGAGCTCTAATGACCGGGCGTCCAAGACAGCGGGGGCCTCCTCCAGAGGGGATCTGTGGTCCAGTCGGGgtcaagggtcaggggccagaGCTGAAGGGAGGAGTGGAGCGGGGAGCCGACCATGGAATCATCATCACTCTGAGCCTCATTAG
- the luzp1 gene encoding leucine zipper protein 1 isoform X1: protein MSDHKDMTHRHLRHKLQNLGRRLDELEEATNKLQKSEDELLDLQDKVIQGEGSNSSLLGDVEDLRKRLLKIQGKDEEVRKAEDLCRTVREKLEEEESLTKELKAEIERLQRRMAELEKLEEAFGKSKSDCSQLCLSLNEEKNLTKKLSSELEALKARLKEMEGSETKLERAEQALAVDLEKLKGFTQTFMSERKRLVEKQREDEKIILKLTEKLEHQKNCLGLAADPSRADVMRSRIEDELSSTGLLTSKLAGRKRSLEYLKLADDKSENEKNSGLEGLQDEDNKVKELTQEVERLKNRLKQLEIVEEDLKNSESKNGELHEKFQMERNRARQLNEQVEQLRTQLCGKGGIGRNGTSIVDKRGNVSSNICPNNPAKILENGKAENEEIGVKGSFRQEKPKYRSAATVSEPSSPKHRNRDLSPQHKKETKLRSKDPNHSEGSSPKSVRRPLSPAHKSRRTPKTPATAIPSDNGTRDTRRGSEEKTRGATPCSVNTASSEIKKAPVLSRYPPAANDQKPLRTAHKQTDGDNKKSIVEKFSKLYVGSDSESNNSDVVLESSGTINSISALEKDTASASDQESTDRVQESVSVSVASTQSKANGAYAAFRSHVTPLLSNDQESEGHSSASETESTGSRPSEPEPVTETTTSTVSRRTPTSKYPRYSHVHDSNSEGSSSRSSFDEELHNRTLFTEGGHQGPTHTASGIEIQRVCSPREALRSKAVIKPAIVEIDRKEVMMSELLATNGKPKISTKPIVTTTGKMTSSITIYPNDPSSSRTSSRSNSVSSEPMPIKERHTSTSNILIGKKGPSSEHHGSISIPYEISIPKSEITLRSCPDPDCIVDDHSDASSRSKPHNTSRVETTTSHLCCQRSNFSLQSLDATSADFNDTESGFESSSSSSTTTVTSWRHQRQSQPSQEDSLPDMKNVTVRSTWKNMGTASADETGRGRGGARMTDGGSEDEAEGATTWRAYRATTFDTEEAINSGTGGAGSAEAQRGAKPSPAEVYMRRINSVVEDPVLRRGKRSTSPTMEARGLGRTIPHAPVTSQSWGRSYTQQPPAADSAEPSPNPSHSLASWRQQIPSTDSPHLGSSNDRASKTAGASSRGDLWSSRGQGSGARAEGRSGAGSRPWNHHHSEPH from the exons ATGTCTGACCATAAAGACATGACCCATCGCCACCTGCGGCACAAGCTACAGAATCTCGGCCGAAGACTGGATGAACTGGAAGAAGCAACCAACAAGCTGCAGAAGTCTGAGGATGAGCTACTTGACCTGCag GACAAAGTCATCCAGGGAGAAGGCAGCAACTCATCCCTGCTTGGAGATGTGGAGGACCTTAGGAAACGTCTCCTAAAAATCCAGGGTAAGGATGAGGAGGTACGCAAAGCTGAGGACCTCTGCCGCACGGTCAGAGAGAaactggaagaggaggaaagccTGACAAAGGAGCTAAAGGCCGAGATTGAACGTCTACAGCGGAGGATGGCAGAACTTGAGAAACTGGAAGAAGCTTTTGGGAAAAGCAAGTCTGACTGCAGCCAGCTCTGCCTGAGCCTGAATGAGGAAAAGAACTTGACCAAGAAGCTCTCGTCAGAGTTGGAGGCTCTCAAAGCACGTCTGAAGGAGATGGAGGGCTCTGAGACCAAGCTGGAGAGAGCAGAGCAGGCTTTGGCCGTGGATCTTGAGAAACTCAAAGGATTCACCCAAACCTTTATGAGTGAGCGTAAGAGGCTGGtagagaaacagagggaagaCGAGAAGATCATTCTGAAGCTGACAGAAAAGTTGGAGCACCAGAAGAATTGCCTTGGCCTGGCTGCAGACCCTAGTCGTGCAGATGTCATGAGGTCACGAATTGAGGATGAGCTTTCATCCACAGGGCTCCTCACGAGTAAACTGGCTGGACGCAAGAGGAGCCTTGAGTACTTGAAGCTGGCTGATGACAAATCTGAAAATGAGAAGAACAGCGGTCTTGAAGGCTTGCAGGATGAGGACAACAAAGTAAAGGAGCTGACACAGGAAGTAGAGAGACTGAAGAATCGCCTTAAACAGCTGGAGATCGTGGAGGAGGATCTAAAGAACTCAGAGTCCAAAAATGGCGAACTTCATGAGAAGTTCCAGATGGAACGAAACCGTGCTCGCCAACTGAATGAGCAGGTGGAACAGCTCAGGACGCAACTGTGCGGAAAAGGTGGCATTGGAAGAAATGGAACCAGTATTGTGGATAAACGTGGCAACGTAAGCAGTAACATTTGCCCCAACAACCCTGCTAAGATCTTGGAGAATGGCAAAGCTGAGAATGAAGAGATTGGCGTTAAGGGATCGTTCAGACAAGAGAAGCCCAAATATAGGAGTGCTGCAACTGTCTCAGAGCCGAGTTCCCCCAAACACAGGAACAGGGATCTCTCGCCCCAGCATAAGAAAGAGACAAAGCTGAGGAGCAAAGATCCCAACCACTCCGAGGGGAGCTCTCCCAAGTCTGTGAGGAGACCCCTGAGTCCTGCGCACAAGAGTAGAAGGACACCCAAAACCCCAGCTACTGCGATTCCTTCTGATAATGGAACaagagacacgagacgaggCAGTGAGGAAAAGACAAGAGGAGCCACTCCCTGCTCTGTAAACACAGCTTCTAGTGAGATTAAGAAAGCGCCTGTTCTTAGCCGCTACCCTCCAGCAGCTAATGACCAGAAGCCACTTAGGACGGCTCACAAACAGACCGATGGGGACAATAAAAAGAGCATAGTAGAAAAGTTTTCAAAGCTGTACGTAGGTAGTGATAGTGAATCAAACAACTCTGATGTAGTGCTTGAAAGTTCTGGTACCATCAACAGTATATCTGCTTTAGAGAAGGACACTGCGTCTGCCTCAGATCAGGAATCAACAGACCGAGTTCAGGAATCTGTCTCTGTATCTGTCGCCTCTACCCAGTCCAAAGCCAATGGAGCCTACGCAGCCTTCAGGTCCCACGTCACTCCACTGTTATCCAATGACCAGGAGTCCGAAGGTCATTCATCTGCCTCTGAAACAGAATCTACTGGTTCAAGGCCCTCTGAACCAGAGCCTGTAACTGAGACGACTACTTCAACTGTAAGCAGAAGAACTCCAACCTCCAAATATCCTAGATACTCCCATGTCCATGACTCAAATTCAGAGGGTTCTTCTTCCAGGAGCTCGTTTGATGAAGAGCTCCACAACCGAACACTGTTCACTGAGGGAGGCCACCAGGGGCCCACACATACAGCATCGGGCATTGAGATCCAGCGAGTGTGCAGCCCACGTGAGGCTCTGAGGTCAAAAGCTGTAATCAAGCCTGCGATCGTAGAGATCGACAGGAAGGAAGTGATGATGTCAGAACTTTTGGCTACAAATGGCAAACCTAAAATCTCCACCAAACCTATCGTGACCACCACTGGTAAAATGACCAGTAGTATAACCATCTACCCCAATGACCCAAGCTCTTCAAGAACAAGCAGTCGCAGCAACAGCGTGTCCAGTGAGCCCATGCCGATCAAAGAACGCCACACCTCCACTAGTAACATCCTCATAGGTAAGAAAG GCCCCAGCAGTGAGCACCATGGCAGCATCTCCATCCCATATGAGATCTCCATTCCCAAAAGTGAGATCACCTTGCGGTCGTGCCCGGACCCGGACTGTATAGTGGACGACCACAGTGATGCGTCATCAAGGTCAAAGCCCCACAACACTTCCAGAGTGGAGACCACCACCAGCCACTTGTGCTGCCAACGCAGCAACTTCAGCCTCCAGTCCCTGGACGCCACCTCTGCAGACTTCAACGACACAGAGTCAGGCTttgaaagcagcagcagcagtagcaccACCACGGTCACCAGCTGGAGACACCAAAGACAAAGTCAGCCCTCCCAAGAAGACAGTTTACCAGACATGAAGAATGTGACTGTGAGAAGCACCTGGAAGAACATGGGCACTGCGTCAGCGGATGAGACGggccgaggaagaggaggcgcaAGGATGACTGATGGGGGGTCTGAGGATGAAGCGGAGGGCGCAACAACATGGAGGGCTTACCGGGCAACCACCTTTGATACAGAAGAAGCGATAAACAGCGGAACAGGAGGTGCTGGGAGTGCTGAGGCACAGAGGGGAGCCAAGCCGTCCCCTGCAGAG GTGTACATGCGTAGGATCAACAGTGTGGTCGAGGACCCCGTGCTTCGCAGAGGCAAACGCTCAACGTCTCCCACCATGGAAGCAAGAGGCCTGGGAAGGACCATACCCCACGCACCTGTTACCTCTCAGTCCTGGGGCCGAtcctacacacaacaaccaccg GCTGCTGATAGCGCAGAGCCAAGTCCAAACCCGAGCCACAGTCTAGCCTCTTGGAGGCAGCAGATACCCAGCACCGACTCTCCTCACCTGGGGAGCTCTAATGACCGGGCGTCCAAGACAGCGGGGGCCTCCTCCAGAGGGGATCTGTGGTCCAGTCGGGgtcaagggtcaggggccagaGCTGAAGGGAGGAGTGGAGCGGGGAGCCGACCATGGAATCATCATCACTCTGAGCCTCATTAG